Genomic segment of Sphingomonas sp. KRR8:
CGACCTAAAGGCGACCGGAGCCGTCGGCTGCAATTTCGAAGATCAGGTGGTCGGCGGCGAGGGCCTCCATTCCCTCGCCGATCAGGTCCGCCGCATTCGTGCGATACGTGAAGCCGTGGGCGCCGATTTCTTCATCAATGCGCGCACCGACCTGTTGATCAAGTCCGACCAGCATGACGGCCCCCTGCTCGCTTCGGTGATCGAGCGTGGAAAGGCGTTTGCCGAAGCGGGCGCGAGCGGCTTCTTCGTACCGCGTCTAACCGACCCGCGGCAGGTCGAGCAGGTCGTGCGGGAGGTTCCGCTCCCCCTCAACCTCATCGCCTTTCCCGGTGCGCCCGAGAAGCACGTGTGGGCGAGCGCGGGTGTCGCGAGGATCAGCCACGGCCCGTTCCCGCACCGCAAGTTGATGGCGCAGCTGACCGAATTCGCTCGCGCCGCTTTGGCTTAAGCCGGACGTGCCCGGCGGAACCAGCTTCCCTGCCGGCCGCTCTTGAGCACCGATCGGCGGAACATGCGCGCGACGAGCCGCAGGATGAGCACCAGCCACAACGCCTGCCAGCCGAATGCCACGAGGTGCGGCCACCAGCGCGGGTCCTGCGCGGCCCGTGCCAGCATGGCGTAGGGGGAGGACAAGGGGAACACCGCCGCCACCAGACCAGCCGTGCTGCCCGGATCACTGGCGGCCGTCGCTGACAAAGCGAAGATCAGCAACTGGCTCATCGTGATCGGCATGGACAGGGTTTGTACCTGCCGCACGGTCGAGGCCTGCGCGCCGATGCCCAGGAACAGTCCGCCGAGCAGCAGATAGCCAAAGCAGAAATACATCAGGGTGAGGCCGATGAAACCCGGCCAGCCGACTGCTGGCGGCGGCAAGGCTCCCAGGCTTCCGTGGGTGAAAAGAAGCAGGGCGCCGAAGCCGAGCCCCGCCCACACGGCAATGGCCGTCAGGCTGACGGACAGCATGGCGAACAGCTTGCCGAGGAAGATCGCGTCCACCGGCACGGCGGCGGCGAGCACCTCGATCACCTTGTTCGACTTTTCTTCGAGCAACTGGCTGAGCAGCATGCCGGCCAGCATGATCGTCAGGAAGAAGATCAGGATTTGACCGGCGTGGGCAGTCAGGGTGCGGGCTGATGCGGTGCTGCCGCTGCTCTGGGCCATGGCGTGGACCGTGACTTCCGGCGTGCTCCCGCCGCGCGCGGCTTGCGCCAGGATCAGCCGCACCTGTCCAGCCAGCGGATCGCTGATCTTGCCGACCAGTTGCGGACCGTCGAAGGGGTCCTGCAGCACGGCGGTGACCGGCCGGTCGGGCGAAGCAAGCAACTTGTCGACCTGCGCGTCGCCGCTGCCATCGGGCGCTTCGATCCTCAGACGAAAGACTTCGCTTCCAGCGAGGGCCCTGGCAACCTCGTCGCGGGCGGCGTCCAGGCGC
This window contains:
- a CDS encoding isocitrate lyase/phosphoenolpyruvate mutase family protein gives rise to the protein MRDFATFAALHVPGDPLVLYNVWDPGSAQAVAAAGARALATGSHPVGDASGYGDAQQVPLDHVFDNARRILAAVDLPLSVDFEGAYSTDPQQAAANVRDLKATGAVGCNFEDQVVGGEGLHSLADQVRRIRAIREAVGADFFINARTDLLIKSDQHDGPLLASVIERGKAFAEAGASGFFVPRLTDPRQVEQVVREVPLPLNLIAFPGAPEKHVWASAGVARISHGPFPHRKLMAQLTEFARAALA
- a CDS encoding ABC transporter permease, which translates into the protein MSLSRTLQSALVIGRRDYTATVVSRAFLLFLLGPMFPVIFGGLFGSIGASVASRAEQATVVAIATADQGQRLDAARDEVARALAGSEVFRLRIEAPDGSGDAQVDKLLASPDRPVTAVLQDPFDGPQLVGKISDPLAGQVRLILAQAARGGSTPEVTVHAMAQSSGSTASARTLTAHAGQILIFFLTIMLAGMLLSQLLEEKSNKVIEVLAAAVPVDAIFLGKLFAMLSVSLTAIAVWAGLGFGALLLFTHGSLGALPPPAVGWPGFIGLTLMYFCFGYLLLGGLFLGIGAQASTVRQVQTLSMPITMSQLLIFALSATAASDPGSTAGLVAAVFPLSSPYAMLARAAQDPRWWPHLVAFGWQALWLVLILRLVARMFRRSVLKSGRQGSWFRRARPA